The DNA region GATGGGTTCTTCCGACGGTCTGCGTCGTGGTCTGGAAGTCAAAGACCTTGAGCACCCGATCGAAGTCCCGGTAGGTAAAGCAACACTGGGTCGTATCATGAACGTATTGGGTCAGCCAATCGACATGAAAGGCGACATCGGTGAAGAAGAGCGTTGGGCTATCCACCGCGCGGCACCTTCCTACGAAGAGCTGTCCAGCTCTCAGGAACTGCTGGAAACCGGTATCAAAGTTATCGACCTGATGTGTCCGTTCGCGAAGGGCGGTAAAGTCGGTCTGTTCGGTGGTGCGGGTGTAGGTAAAACCGTAAACATGATGGAGCTGATCCGTAACATCGCGATCGAGCACTCCGGTTACTCTGTGTTTGCGGGCGTAGGTGAACGTACTCGTGAGGGTAACGACTTCTACCACGAAATGACCGACTCCAACGTTCTGGACAAAGTATCCCTGGTTTACGGCCAGATGAACGAGCCGCCAGGAAACCGTCTGCGCGTTGCGCTGACCGGTCTGACTATGGCTGAGAAATTCCGTGACGAAGGCCGTGACGTTCTGCTGTTCGTTGATAACATCTATCGTTACACCCTGGCCGGTACGGAAGTATCTGCACTGCTGGGTCGTATGCCTTCAGCGGTAGGTTATCAGCCTACGCTGGCGGAAGAGATGGGTGTTCTTCAGGAACGTATCACCTCTACCAAAACCGGTTCTATCACCTCCGTTCAGGCGGTATACGTACCTGCGGATGACTTGACTGACCCATCTCCAGCCACCACCTTTGCGCACTTAGATGCAACCGTGGTACTGAGCCGTCAGATCGCGTCTCTGGGTATCTACCCGGCCGTTGACCCGCTGGACTCCACCAGCCGTCAGCTGGATCCACTGGTTGTGGGTCAGGAACACTACGACACCGCGCGTGGCGTACAGTCCCTGCTGCAGCGTTACCAGGAACTGAAAGACATCATCGCCATCCTGGGTATGGATGAGCTGTCTGAAGAAGACAAACTGGTGGTAGCACGTGCGCGTAAGATCCAGCGCTTCCTGTCCCAGCCGTTCTTCGTTGCGGAAGTATTCACCGGTTCTCCAGGTAAATACGTTTCCCTGAAAGACACCATCCGTGGCTTTAAAGGCATCATGGAAGGCGAATACGATCACCTGCCGGAGCAGGCGTTCTACATGGTTGGTTCCATCGAAGAAGCAGTGGAAAAAGCCAAAAAACTTTAACGCCTTAATCGGAGGGTGATATGGCAATGACTTACCACCTGGACGTCGTCAGCGCAGAGCAACAAATGTTCTCTGGTCTGGTCGAGAAAATCCAGGTAACGGGTAGTGAAGGTGAACTGGGTATTTTCCCGGGTCACGCACCGCTGCTCACCGCCATTAAGCCTGGTATGATCCGCATCGTTAAACAGTTCGGTCACGAAGAGTTTATCTATCTGTCCGGCGGCATTCTTGAAGTGCAGCCTGGCAGTGTGACCGTTCTGGCCGATACCGCTATTCGTGGCCAGGATCTCGACGAAGCGCGAGCCCTGGAATCGAAGCGTAAGGCTGAAGAGCACATTAGCAGCTCTCATGGTGACGTGGATTACGCTCAGGCGTCTGCGGAACTGGCCAAAGCGATCGCGAAACTGCGCGTTATCGAGTTGACCAAAAAAGCGATGTAACACCGGCTTGAAAAGCACAAAAGCCAGTCTGGATACCAGGCTGGCTTTTTTTTTCGGCCTTAATTCATGATGAAAAAGATGTAGAATTTTAAGCATCAAACGTTTTTACTTCACACTCAAACTACCGTCAGGATGCGTATGTCAAACAGTGCGATGAGCGTGGTGATCCTTGCCGCAGGCAAAGGAACCCGCATGTATTCCGATCTGCCGAAGGTGCTCCACACGCTTGCAGGAAAGCCAATGGTGCAGCATGTCATTGATGCAGCGAATGAACTGGGTGCCGGTCAGGTTCACCTGGTCTACGGCCACGGCGGCGATCTGCTTAAAAAAACGCTGAGCGATGACAAACTCAACTGGGTGCTTCAGGCCGAACAGCTGGGTACGGGTCATGCGATGCAGCAGGCAGCGCCCTTCTTTGCGGATGACGAAGACATTTTGATGCTCTACGGCGATGTCCCGCTGATCTCCGTTGAGACCCTCACCCGCCTGCGTGAAGCCAAACCGCAGGGCGGCATCGGTTTATTGACCGTCGTGCTGGACGATCCAAGCGGTTATGGCCGCATCACCCGTGAAAACGGCAACGTAACGGGGATCGTTGAACATAAAGATGCCAGCGATGAACAGCGCAAGATTCAGGAGATCAACACCGGTATCCTGATTGCCAACGGCGCGGATATGAAGCGCTGGCTGTCGACTCTCAACAACAACAACGCGCAGGGTGAATACTACATCACCGACATCATTGCGATGGCGTACCGGGAAGGGCGCGAGATTGCGGCGGTTCATCCGGCGCGTATTAGCGAAACTGAAGGGGTAAATAACCGCCTTCAGCTTTCCCGCCTGGAGCGCGTTTATCAGTCCGAACAGGCTGAAAAACTGCTGCTGGCAGGGGTGATGCTGCGCGATCCGGCGCGTTTCGATCTGCGTGGTTCGTTATCTCACGGGCGTGATGTTGAAATTGATACTAACGTTATCCTCGAAGGTCACGTCACGCTAGGCGATCGCGTCAAAATTGGCGCCGGCTGCGTGATTAAAAACAGCGTCATCGGTGACGACTGCGAAATCAGCCCGTACAGCGTCGTGGAAGATGCGCGTCTGGATGCGGCCTGCACCATCGGCCCGTTTGCGCGTCTGCGCCCTGGCGCTGAGCTGCTGGAAGGCGCTCACGTGGGTAACTTCGTAGAAATGAAAAAAGCGCGTCTGGGTAAAGGCTCGAAAGCCGGTCATCTGACCTATCTGGGCGATGCGGAAATTGGCGACAACGTGAATATAGGTGCAGGGACGATTACCTGTAACTATGACGGCGCGAATAAGTTTAAAACCATCATCGGTGATGATGTGTTCGTGGGCTCCGACACGCAGCTGGTGGCCCCTGTTACCGTGGGTAACGGCGTAACGATTGCTGCCGGAACGACGGTGACGCGAGACGTCGCCGATAATGAGCTGGTGCTCAGCCGCGTGCCGCAGGTTCACAAGCAGGGCTGGAAACGCCCGGTGAAGAAAAAGTAACGGATTTACCCCTCACCCTAACCCTCTCCCCAAAGGGGAGAGGGGATCGTTTGGTGCGGTGTTTTTCTCCCTCGCCCCTTTGGGGAGAGGGCCGGGGTGAGGGGATAATATAATCCTCCCCCCACAAGCAGTACCCATAAAAATAACCCCACTCTCTACAAGGCTCGGGGCGCCCGGAAAGGGCAAATACAGGTCAGCGACAACGCATGGCATAACGCCATAATCAGGAAATCTAACTATGTGTGGAATTGTTGGCGCAGTTGCGCAGCGTGATATTGCTGAAATCCTTCTCGAAGGTTTACGTCGTCTGGAATACCGTGGTTACGACTCTGCCGGTCTGGCTGTCGTCGATGCAGAAGGTCATATGACCCGCCTGCGCCGCCTCGGTAAAGTGCAGATGCTGGCCCAGGCTGCGGAAGAACATCCGCTGCACGGTGGTACCGGTATTGCGCACACCCGCTGGGCGACGCACGGCGAACCGTCTGAAGGTAACGCGCACCCGCATGTGTCTGAACACATCGTGGTGGTGCATAACGGCATTATTGAAAACCACGAACCGCTGCGCGAAGAACTGAATGCGCGCGGCTACACCTTCGTCTCTGAAACCGACACCGAAGTGATTGCTCACCTGGTGCACTGGGAGCTGAAGCAGGGCGGTACACTGCGTGAAGCGGTGCTGCGCGCTATCCCTCAGCTGCGCGGTGCGTACGGCACGGTGATCATGGATTCCCGCGATCCGTCCACGCTGCTGGCAGCGCGTTCAGGTAGCCCGATGGTGATCGGTCTGGGCATGGGCGAAAACTTCATCGCGTCTGACCAGCTGGCGCTCCTGCCGGTTACCCGTCGCTTTATCTTCCTTGAAGAGGGGGATATCGCGGAAGTGACTCGCCGCAGCGTGACCGTATTCGATACCAAAGGCGAGCAGGTGAAACGTCAGGAGATCGAATCGAACCTGCAGTACGACGCGGGTGACAAAGGCGCTTATCGTCACTACATGCAGAAAGAGATTTACGAGCAGCCAAACGCCATCAAAAACACCCTCACCGGGCGCATCAGCCACGGTGAAGTGGATCTGAGCGAGCTGGGCGCAAACGCGAACGAACTGCTCGGCAAGGTTGAGCATATTCAGATCGTGGCCTGCGGTACCTCGTACAACTCCGGTATGGTTTCTCGCTACTGGTTTGAATCCCTGGCGGGCGTGCCGTGCGATGTGGAAATCGCGTCTGAATTCCGTTATCGCAAATCCGCTGTGCGTCGCAACAGCCTGATGATCACCTTGTCTCAGTCCGGTGAAACGGCAGATACCCTGGCAGCGCTGCGTCTTTCTAAAGAGCTGGGTTACCTGGGCTCGCTGGCCATCTGTAACGTTCCAGGTTCTTCACTGGTGCGCGAGTCCGATCTGGCGCTGATGACCAAAGCGGGCACCGAAATTGGCGTGGCCTCTACCAAAGCGTTTACCACTCAGTTGACGGTTCTGCTAATGCTGGTGGCGAAGCTGGCGCGCCTGAAGGGCGAAGATGCTTCCGTTGAGCACGACATCGTTCACGGGCTGCAGGCGCTGCCGAGCCGTATTGAGCAGATGCTGTCTCAGGACAAACGCATTGAAGCACTGGCGGAGGATTTCTCTGACAAACATCACGCCCTGTTCCTGGGTCGTGGCGATCAGTATCCAATTGCGCTGGAAGGCGCGCTGAAGCTGAAAGAGATTTCCTACATTCACGCGGAAGCCTATGCCGCAGGCGAGCTGAAGCACGGCCCTCTGGCGCTGATTGATGCGGATATGCCGGTCATCGTTGTGGCGCCTAACAACGAACTGCTGGAAAAACTGAAATCTAATATCGAAGAAGTACGCGCCCGCGGCGGTGTCCTGTACGTCTTCGCCGACAAAGATGCCGGTTTTGTCAGTAACGACAACATGCACATCATCGAGATGCCGCATGTTGAAGAGGTGATTGCGCCGATCTTCTACACCGTTCCGCTGCAGCTTCTGGCCTATCACGTTGCGCTAATCAAAGGCACCGACGTTGACCAGCCGCGTAACCTGGCGAAATCGGTCACGGTTGAATAATTTTATATATTGAAGTGAAATAGCCCCATAAATCTATGATTGTGGGGCTATTTTTTGATCGGTAAATATAAATTTCCTCTGAAAATATAATTCGGAAATAATATAGATATATAAATCCGAGTAGAATCAATCCTGTTATTTTTAAATATAATATTATATTGAGGCCTCATTTTACCCTGAGTTATTCCATATTCAGCAGGCGAGAATAATAGAATAATATTTCTTCTTGTTATTTTTTATTTTAAAGCGTTTAATGCTCTTCGCTTGTATGCCCTGAAGTATTTATCAGGGAAATAGTATTTTGCAATATATAATTCAGGATGGTGTTGTAATGAAAGGAAATACGTTAAAGAGCATGATTGTGCTCTCCTCTTTATTTTTTGGTGCGCAGGCATACGCGGCCAATGGTAATGGTACTATCCATTTCACGGGCGAAATTATCGATAGTACCTGTGAGGTGTCTACCGGTACTAAAAACCAAACCGTTGATTTAGGCAAAGTCAATAAATCTACGTTTACCGGCGTGGGGTCAATGGCGTCGGTTCAGGCATTCCAGATCGATCTGCTGAACTGCCCGGATACTTACAAAAAAGCCAGCGCCCGTTTTGACGGAACCGAAGACGGCGACGGGTACCTGAAGCTGTCCTCAGGCGGGGCGAGTGGCGTTGCGATTGCAATTTATAACCGCGCCGATAACAGCCAGCTTAAGCTCTACAATCAGTCAACACCTGCCAGTATTTCATCTGGCAAGGCGTCATTGCCCTTTATGGCTCGCTATATCGCCACGTCTGCAACCGTAACGGCGGGCACTGCCAATGCGGATTCGGAATTTACGATTACATACAGTAATTAATTCCTTCAGTCTTTTTCTGTAAAAAAACAATCAGGCCTGGCGAGGCAGGGTTTGTTGCGCCCTTTCATCGGGAATTATCCAGGCCTGTTACAGGATATAATATGCGCAGGCGTTTTATAATTTTATTTGTTGCTCTTCTTTTCTCATTCGGTACCGGGACGTCAAGTGCCGGAATAGTTATTGGTGGCACCCGCGTAATCTTCCCTGGAAATAAAGCAGACACGACTATTTCTGTCTTAAATAAAGATACGGCACTGCCTTACCTTCTTCAGTCGTGGGTTGAGCCTTTTAACACTGCGGATAAGCACCAGCCGCCGTTTACGGTTATCCCTCCCATCTCCCGCCTGGAGCCCGGCCAGGAGCGCGTACTGCGTATCATTAAGACTCAGGGCGAATTACCGTCTGACAGGGAGTCCGTGTTTTGGCTGAACATTAAAAATATTCCGCCGTCGACAACCGAAGAGAGCAGCAAGCTGGAAATTGCCATCAAAACGCGCATTAAACTCTTCTGGCGTCCAGCGGGTGTCAAGGAAACGCCTGAAACAGCCGCGCTGAAAGTAAAATGGCAACGCCAGGGCAGCATGCTGGTGGTCACCAACCCAACGGCCATCCACGTCAATGTGATCGACGTGGCTATTGATGGCAAACCGCTCGACCTGGCGATGATTATGCCGTTTGAGACACGTCGGCTGGCGCTGCCTGCCGGCATGAGCAAAACGCTCACCTGGCACAGTATTAATGATTACGGCGCGATTAGCGACGCCATTCAGCAACCTCTTTAACCGCGGCGGGGTTGCTTGCGTTGAAACGTTCTCACTATTTGGTTTTATCCCTGCTGTGGCTGGGAGGAAGCTATCCGCTTCTCGCCAGCGCCGCACAGCCGCTATTTAACGCGCGTCTGCTGGAGCTAGATCGGCCCATTGAGGTCGACATTAGCCAGTTCAATCGTCCGGATAATCTGCCTGAAGGGGAATATCAGGTTGATATCTATGTTAACGATCGGTTCATTGAGCGCAGGGCGGTGCGTTTTTTCCGCCGCGATCCTGAGAGTGCGTTGGCACCTTGTTTTGTGGATGTCAAAAACACGCTGGCGACGTTTGGGCTGAAAGTGAACGCGATTAAACAGCTGGATACGGTGAACGCTGAAGGTTGTGAACCGGTCCCGGTGCTGCCTGGCGCGAAATGGTCGCTGGACAGCGAAAAGCTCGCGCTGAAGGCGTCTATCCCTCA from Enterobacter chengduensis includes:
- the atpD gene encoding F0F1 ATP synthase subunit beta, with the translated sequence MATGKIVQVIGAVVDVEFPQDAVPRVYDALEVQNGNESLVLEVQQQLGGGIVRTIAMGSSDGLRRGLEVKDLEHPIEVPVGKATLGRIMNVLGQPIDMKGDIGEEERWAIHRAAPSYEELSSSQELLETGIKVIDLMCPFAKGGKVGLFGGAGVGKTVNMMELIRNIAIEHSGYSVFAGVGERTREGNDFYHEMTDSNVLDKVSLVYGQMNEPPGNRLRVALTGLTMAEKFRDEGRDVLLFVDNIYRYTLAGTEVSALLGRMPSAVGYQPTLAEEMGVLQERITSTKTGSITSVQAVYVPADDLTDPSPATTFAHLDATVVLSRQIASLGIYPAVDPLDSTSRQLDPLVVGQEHYDTARGVQSLLQRYQELKDIIAILGMDELSEEDKLVVARARKIQRFLSQPFFVAEVFTGSPGKYVSLKDTIRGFKGIMEGEYDHLPEQAFYMVGSIEEAVEKAKKL
- a CDS encoding fimbrial protein, with the translated sequence MKGNTLKSMIVLSSLFFGAQAYAANGNGTIHFTGEIIDSTCEVSTGTKNQTVDLGKVNKSTFTGVGSMASVQAFQIDLLNCPDTYKKASARFDGTEDGDGYLKLSSGGASGVAIAIYNRADNSQLKLYNQSTPASISSGKASLPFMARYIATSATVTAGTANADSEFTITYSN
- the glmS gene encoding glutamine--fructose-6-phosphate transaminase (isomerizing): MCGIVGAVAQRDIAEILLEGLRRLEYRGYDSAGLAVVDAEGHMTRLRRLGKVQMLAQAAEEHPLHGGTGIAHTRWATHGEPSEGNAHPHVSEHIVVVHNGIIENHEPLREELNARGYTFVSETDTEVIAHLVHWELKQGGTLREAVLRAIPQLRGAYGTVIMDSRDPSTLLAARSGSPMVIGLGMGENFIASDQLALLPVTRRFIFLEEGDIAEVTRRSVTVFDTKGEQVKRQEIESNLQYDAGDKGAYRHYMQKEIYEQPNAIKNTLTGRISHGEVDLSELGANANELLGKVEHIQIVACGTSYNSGMVSRYWFESLAGVPCDVEIASEFRYRKSAVRRNSLMITLSQSGETADTLAALRLSKELGYLGSLAICNVPGSSLVRESDLALMTKAGTEIGVASTKAFTTQLTVLLMLVAKLARLKGEDASVEHDIVHGLQALPSRIEQMLSQDKRIEALAEDFSDKHHALFLGRGDQYPIALEGALKLKEISYIHAEAYAAGELKHGPLALIDADMPVIVVAPNNELLEKLKSNIEEVRARGGVLYVFADKDAGFVSNDNMHIIEMPHVEEVIAPIFYTVPLQLLAYHVALIKGTDVDQPRNLAKSVTVE
- the glmU gene encoding bifunctional UDP-N-acetylglucosamine diphosphorylase/glucosamine-1-phosphate N-acetyltransferase GlmU, which gives rise to MSNSAMSVVILAAGKGTRMYSDLPKVLHTLAGKPMVQHVIDAANELGAGQVHLVYGHGGDLLKKTLSDDKLNWVLQAEQLGTGHAMQQAAPFFADDEDILMLYGDVPLISVETLTRLREAKPQGGIGLLTVVLDDPSGYGRITRENGNVTGIVEHKDASDEQRKIQEINTGILIANGADMKRWLSTLNNNNAQGEYYITDIIAMAYREGREIAAVHPARISETEGVNNRLQLSRLERVYQSEQAEKLLLAGVMLRDPARFDLRGSLSHGRDVEIDTNVILEGHVTLGDRVKIGAGCVIKNSVIGDDCEISPYSVVEDARLDAACTIGPFARLRPGAELLEGAHVGNFVEMKKARLGKGSKAGHLTYLGDAEIGDNVNIGAGTITCNYDGANKFKTIIGDDVFVGSDTQLVAPVTVGNGVTIAAGTTVTRDVADNELVLSRVPQVHKQGWKRPVKKK
- a CDS encoding fimbria/pilus periplasmic chaperone, whose product is MRRRFIILFVALLFSFGTGTSSAGIVIGGTRVIFPGNKADTTISVLNKDTALPYLLQSWVEPFNTADKHQPPFTVIPPISRLEPGQERVLRIIKTQGELPSDRESVFWLNIKNIPPSTTEESSKLEIAIKTRIKLFWRPAGVKETPETAALKVKWQRQGSMLVVTNPTAIHVNVIDVAIDGKPLDLAMIMPFETRRLALPAGMSKTLTWHSINDYGAISDAIQQPL
- a CDS encoding F0F1 ATP synthase subunit epsilon — its product is MAMTYHLDVVSAEQQMFSGLVEKIQVTGSEGELGIFPGHAPLLTAIKPGMIRIVKQFGHEEFIYLSGGILEVQPGSVTVLADTAIRGQDLDEARALESKRKAEEHISSSHGDVDYAQASAELAKAIAKLRVIELTKKAM